A genomic window from Nocardioides rotundus includes:
- a CDS encoding acetylornithine transaminase, whose product MSDLQQRYAAALMNTFGPPKLVLARGEGAHVWDVDGKEYVDLLGGIAVNALGHAHPAVVDAVGAQLGTLGHISNFFTSEPQVELAERLLGLVAPDGAPEGSRVFFANSGTEANEAALKLTRRTARTHLVATEGAFHGRTMGALALTSKEAYRTPFEPLPGEVTFVPYGDAEALAAAVTDQTAAVVLEPVQGEAGVVLPPRDYLAAARRIADERGALLWLDEVQSGIGRTGTWLAHQNPDLADPVLPDVVTLAKGLGGGLPIGACIGLGRAGQLLGPGNHGTTFGGNPVSCAAALAVLRTIEAEGLLDHVRRTGEALRAAAAAPEQVTEVTGTGLMLGIQLDGDYAAQAVTAGQEAGFILNATGGARIRLVPPLVLTEDDVAAFADAWPGILEAAQQQAAAQSDQQSGAAG is encoded by the coding sequence GTGAGTGACCTGCAGCAGCGGTACGCCGCGGCCCTGATGAACACCTTCGGCCCGCCGAAGCTGGTGCTCGCGCGCGGCGAGGGCGCGCACGTGTGGGACGTGGACGGCAAGGAGTACGTCGACCTGCTCGGCGGGATCGCCGTCAACGCGCTCGGGCACGCCCACCCCGCGGTGGTGGACGCGGTCGGCGCCCAGCTGGGCACCCTGGGCCACATCTCGAACTTCTTCACCAGCGAGCCGCAGGTGGAGCTGGCCGAGCGGCTGCTCGGCCTGGTCGCGCCCGACGGCGCTCCCGAGGGCAGCCGGGTCTTCTTCGCCAACTCCGGAACCGAGGCCAACGAGGCCGCGCTCAAGCTGACCCGGCGCACCGCCCGCACCCACCTGGTTGCGACCGAGGGTGCCTTCCACGGCCGGACCATGGGTGCCCTGGCGCTCACCAGCAAGGAGGCCTACCGCACGCCGTTCGAGCCGCTCCCGGGCGAGGTCACCTTCGTGCCGTACGGCGACGCCGAGGCCCTCGCCGCCGCCGTCACCGACCAGACCGCGGCCGTGGTCCTCGAGCCCGTGCAGGGCGAGGCCGGCGTGGTGCTCCCACCGCGCGACTACCTCGCCGCCGCTCGGCGGATCGCCGACGAGCGCGGGGCCCTGCTGTGGCTGGACGAGGTGCAGAGCGGGATCGGTCGCACCGGCACCTGGCTGGCCCACCAGAACCCCGACCTGGCCGACCCGGTCCTGCCGGACGTGGTCACCCTGGCCAAGGGGCTCGGCGGCGGGCTGCCGATCGGCGCCTGCATCGGCCTCGGCCGGGCCGGGCAGCTGCTCGGCCCGGGCAACCACGGCACCACCTTCGGCGGCAACCCCGTCTCCTGCGCCGCGGCGCTGGCCGTCCTGCGGACGATCGAGGCCGAGGGACTGCTCGACCACGTGCGCCGGACCGGCGAGGCGCTCCGCGCCGCCGCCGCGGCGCCCGAGCAGGTCACCGAGGTGACCGGCACCGGGCTGATGCTGGGCATCCAGCTCGACGGCGACTACGCCGCGCAGGCCGTCACGGCCGGCCAGGAGGCCGGCTTCATCCTCAACGCCACCGGCGGCGCCCGGATCCGGCTGGTCCCGCCGCTGGTGCTCACCGAGGACGACGTGGCCGCCTTCGCCGACGCGTGGCCGGGGATCCTGGAGGCGGCCCAGCAGCAGGCGGCCGCCCAGTCGGACCAGCAGAGCGGAGCGGCCGGGTGA
- a CDS encoding ACT domain-containing protein has product MTDTPRTLLHYPERLAVVRLGPGSEVPAWAESSSVFSVTATATETSVVCAARDVPGKARKAAPYTAFVVQGTLDPSEVGVLHALLGPLAEAEVPVMTLSTFDTDWVLVPTDRADDAAEAWRRRGHTIEPAAPVAAPEPAPDRPRKKKR; this is encoded by the coding sequence ATGACGGACACTCCTCGCACCTTGCTGCACTACCCCGAGCGGCTGGCCGTGGTGCGCCTCGGGCCCGGCTCGGAGGTGCCCGCCTGGGCCGAGTCGTCCTCGGTGTTCTCGGTGACCGCCACCGCGACCGAGACCTCGGTGGTCTGCGCCGCCCGGGACGTGCCGGGCAAGGCCCGCAAGGCCGCGCCGTACACCGCGTTCGTCGTGCAGGGCACCCTCGACCCCTCCGAGGTGGGGGTGCTGCACGCGCTGCTCGGCCCGCTGGCCGAGGCCGAGGTGCCGGTGATGACGCTGTCCACCTTCGACACCGACTGGGTGCTGGTGCCCACCGACCGCGCCGACGACGCGGCCGAGGCCTGGCGACGACGAGGGCACACGATCGAGCCCGCCGCCCCCGTCGCCGCCCCGGAGCCCGCTCCGGACCGCCCCAGGAAGAAGAAGAGATGA
- the argF gene encoding ornithine carbamoyltransferase: MMRHFLADDDLSPVEQAEVLSLAGQLKAAPYDFKPLQGPRTVACIYDKHTLRTQVSFAAAVAELGGYPMHVDGHLAEIGVRESVHDVAKVLGRQVSMIVWRTYAQGDLEEMAEHSGVPVVNALTDDFHPCQLLADLLTVREHKGDLAGLTVTFVGDAACNMGNSWLLAGATAGMHVRVAGPDGYLPSEAMVQRATDIAARTGGSVTITTDPQAGVAGADVVVTDTWVSMGKEDEAEERLAVLALYAVTPELLAGAAGDAIVMHCLPAYREKEIATEVLEGPQSVVWDEAENRRHAQKAILGWLLSQAGEER; this comes from the coding sequence GTGATGCGGCACTTCCTCGCCGACGACGACCTCTCGCCCGTGGAGCAGGCGGAGGTCCTGTCGCTGGCGGGCCAGCTCAAGGCGGCGCCGTACGACTTCAAGCCGCTGCAGGGCCCGCGCACGGTCGCCTGCATCTACGACAAGCACACCCTGCGCACCCAGGTCTCCTTCGCCGCCGCGGTCGCCGAGCTGGGTGGCTACCCGATGCACGTCGACGGCCACCTGGCCGAGATCGGCGTGCGCGAGTCGGTGCACGACGTGGCCAAGGTGCTGGGCCGGCAGGTCTCGATGATCGTGTGGCGCACCTACGCGCAGGGCGACCTGGAGGAGATGGCCGAGCACTCCGGGGTGCCGGTGGTCAACGCGCTGACCGACGACTTCCATCCCTGCCAGCTGCTCGCCGACCTGCTCACCGTGCGTGAGCACAAGGGGGACCTGGCCGGCCTCACCGTGACCTTCGTCGGCGACGCGGCCTGCAACATGGGCAACTCGTGGCTGCTCGCCGGGGCGACGGCGGGCATGCACGTGCGGGTCGCTGGTCCTGATGGCTACCTCCCCTCCGAGGCGATGGTGCAGCGCGCCACCGACATCGCCGCCCGCACCGGCGGCTCGGTGACGATCACCACCGACCCCCAGGCGGGCGTGGCCGGTGCCGACGTCGTGGTCACCGACACCTGGGTCTCGATGGGCAAGGAGGACGAGGCGGAGGAGCGGCTGGCCGTGCTGGCGCTGTACGCCGTCACGCCCGAGCTCCTCGCCGGTGCCGCGGGCGACGCGATCGTCATGCACTGCCTGCCGGCCTACCGGGAGAAGGAGATCGCCACCGAGGTGCTCGAGGGACCGCAGAGCGTGGTGTGGGACGAGGC
- the argJ gene encoding bifunctional glutamate N-acetyltransferase/amino-acid acetyltransferase ArgJ — translation MSVTHPAGFTASGVPAGLKSTGAKDVALVVNHGPRFDAATVFTANRCKANPVLWSEQAAKDGTVRAVVLNSGGANCYTGPDGFQTTHAVAERVAEHAGIGAVDVVVCSTGLIGLANPREKVLAGVDEAYAGLAADGGTAAAEAIMTTDSVSKEVVVEGAGWSIGGMAKGAGMLAPQLATMLVVLTTDAVVDAADLDRALRAATRVSFDRLDSDGCMSTNDTVSLMASGASGITPTPEDFTEALTQACTDLTMQLLKDAEGADHEIAITVLGAASEADALEVGRSIARSNLFKAAIFGQDPNWGRVLASVGTTSAAFDPADLDVAMNGVWVCRESTPAEDPAGVDLSGREVSVTVDLKSGPERATIWTNDLTHAYVHENSAYSS, via the coding sequence ATGAGTGTCACCCACCCCGCCGGCTTCACCGCCTCCGGCGTCCCCGCCGGGCTGAAGTCCACCGGCGCCAAGGACGTCGCCCTGGTCGTCAACCACGGCCCGCGCTTCGACGCCGCCACCGTGTTCACTGCCAACCGCTGCAAGGCCAACCCGGTGCTGTGGAGCGAGCAGGCTGCCAAGGACGGGACCGTCCGGGCGGTCGTGCTCAACTCCGGCGGCGCCAACTGCTACACCGGCCCCGACGGCTTCCAGACCACCCACGCGGTCGCCGAGCGCGTCGCCGAGCACGCCGGGATCGGCGCGGTCGACGTCGTCGTGTGCTCCACCGGGCTGATCGGGCTCGCGAACCCCCGGGAGAAGGTGCTCGCGGGCGTGGATGAGGCGTATGCCGGACTCGCCGCCGACGGCGGCACCGCGGCGGCCGAGGCGATCATGACCACCGACTCGGTGAGCAAGGAGGTCGTCGTCGAGGGCGCCGGCTGGTCGATCGGCGGGATGGCCAAGGGCGCGGGCATGCTCGCGCCGCAGCTGGCGACCATGCTGGTCGTGCTGACCACCGACGCGGTGGTCGACGCGGCCGACCTGGACCGGGCCCTGCGGGCCGCCACCCGGGTCAGCTTCGACCGGCTCGACTCCGACGGCTGCATGTCCACCAACGACACCGTCAGCCTGATGGCCAGCGGCGCGAGCGGCATCACGCCCACTCCGGAGGACTTCACCGAGGCGCTGACCCAGGCCTGCACCGACCTGACGATGCAGCTGCTGAAGGACGCCGAGGGCGCCGACCACGAGATCGCGATCACCGTGCTGGGCGCCGCCTCGGAGGCGGACGCGCTCGAGGTGGGCCGCAGCATCGCGCGGAGCAACCTGTTCAAGGCCGCGATCTTCGGCCAGGACCCCAACTGGGGCCGCGTGCTGGCCAGCGTCGGCACCACCTCCGCGGCCTTCGACCCGGCCGACCTCGACGTCGCGATGAACGGCGTGTGGGTGTGCCGGGAGTCCACCCCTGCCGAGGACCCCGCCGGCGTCGACCTGTCCGGCCGGGAGGTCTCGGTGACCGTCGACCTCAAGTCCGGCCCGGAGCGGGCCACCATCTGGACCAACGACCTGACCCACGCCTACGTCCACGAGAACAGCGCCTACAGCTCATGA
- the argB gene encoding acetylglutamate kinase: MTENPQQTTKDRVDTRKAATLAAALPWLKEYNGKTLVIKYGGNAMTDDHLKSAFAEDIAFLRLAGFKPVVVHGGGPQISRMLDKLGIESEFRGGLRVTTPEAMNVVRMVLVGQVQRELVGLLNQHGPLAVGLSGEDAGLFTAKPTNTVIDGEEVDLGLVGEVAHVRPEAVLDLVEAGRIPVISSVAPDEHGRVHNVNADTAAGALAAALGAEKLMVLTDVEGLYRDWPDSDDVIGEISPDALRELMPTLASGMVPKMQACLDALDGGVSRATVVDGREPHAVLLEIFTDEGVGTQVLPGVETRIRKAKGATGE; this comes from the coding sequence ATGACCGAGAACCCGCAGCAGACCACCAAGGACCGGGTCGACACCCGCAAGGCCGCCACCCTGGCCGCGGCACTGCCGTGGCTGAAGGAGTACAACGGCAAGACCCTGGTCATCAAGTACGGCGGCAACGCCATGACCGACGACCACCTCAAGTCCGCCTTCGCCGAGGACATCGCGTTCCTCCGGCTGGCCGGCTTCAAGCCGGTCGTGGTGCACGGCGGTGGCCCGCAGATCTCCCGGATGCTCGACAAGCTCGGCATCGAGTCGGAGTTCCGCGGCGGCCTTCGGGTGACCACCCCCGAGGCGATGAACGTCGTCCGGATGGTGCTCGTCGGCCAGGTGCAGCGCGAGCTCGTCGGGCTGCTCAACCAGCACGGCCCGCTCGCCGTGGGCCTGTCGGGGGAGGACGCCGGCCTCTTCACCGCCAAGCCGACCAACACCGTGATCGACGGCGAGGAGGTCGACCTCGGGCTGGTCGGGGAGGTCGCGCACGTCCGGCCCGAGGCGGTGCTCGACCTGGTCGAGGCCGGCCGGATCCCGGTCATCTCCAGCGTCGCACCGGACGAGCACGGCCGGGTGCACAACGTCAACGCCGACACCGCCGCCGGCGCGCTGGCCGCCGCGCTGGGCGCGGAGAAGCTGATGGTGCTCACCGATGTGGAGGGCCTCTACCGCGACTGGCCCGACAGCGACGACGTGATCGGCGAGATCAGCCCCGACGCGCTGCGCGAGCTGATGCCGACGCTGGCCAGCGGGATGGTGCCGAAGATGCAGGCGTGCCTGGACGCTCTCGACGGCGGGGTCTCGCGGGCCACCGTGGTCGACGGCCGTGAGCCGCACGCCGTCCTCCTGGAGATCTTCACCGACGAGGGCGTCGGGACCCAGGTGCTGCCCGGCGTGGAGACCAGGATCCGCAAGGCGAAGGGAGCGACCGGTGAGTGA